Within the Puniceicoccales bacterium genome, the region GCTATAGTTTTCAAAATTGCCGCCATTGATTCGAAAATAGTATTCTTTATCAATGCGTGCCAGGTAATTCGGTTCGCCGACGTGGTTATACACCACATCTAAAATCACGGCTATGTTGTTACGATGGAAGGAATTAACCAGATTTTTGAATTCTGAAATTTGCGATCCTGTGGTTGGATGTAATGCATAGGCGCTGGATGGCGAGAAGTAATTGACTGGCATGTAGCCCCAGTGATATTCTTCCTTTGTATTGTTATCGAATTCCTGGATGGGTTGTAATTCCACTGCATTGATTCCCAGATTTTTGAAGTAATTATTTTCATCGGCTAGAATTTTGCAGAGGCCGGAAAATCCAAGTCGATCTTGATCGCTCATTTCGTATCTATAATTCGTCAAGATGTCTCGAATATGGGCTTCACAGATGATCAATTCGCTCCATTGTGGTGGTTTGAAATCATTTTCTTGGCTCACATGTTTGGGTGTATCGACTATGATTCCGGGGCCGTGTTTGCTTACCATGGCTATGGCATAGGGGTCGATGACGATGGATTCGTTGCCAGATTTATCAGTTAGGATATAGTTATAATATTTTCCTGAGAGGTTTTTTTTGACGGAGTATTCCCAGAGGCCGTCGCAGTCCTTGGTCATTGGAATCATATTTGGTTCACTATGAAGTGTATCCGTTAGGACCAGTGTGACCTTTGTGGCTCTGGGGGCGAACAGAGCAAAGTGGGTGCTATGGTTGCTCACCTGGGCTCCGAGTTTTTTGTCCGACTTTTTATTGGCTAATAGGCCAGAGTGATCTATGTTAGTCGGAGACTGATCGTTGCCGAACCTGATCTGGAGATTTTTGTTGAAGTCAAAATCGTCGCATTTTCTATAAAAAGAAAAGCAGTGGTAGCCGGTTTGGCTGGCGTTGTATTGAAAATTTGTGATGCCATTTTCGCAGCGGGCGATATTTTGGCAATCCGGAGGTAGAGAAGTCCAGTAGCCATTCTCGGAGACGAATTTAAATTGAGATAGGTCTGGAATTTTATTTGGATTCATTCGGATGACCCAGCAGAGTTCACCGCAGACAAGTTCTGGTGTTAGTAGCCATTCTTTGCTTTTTACATCCGGTGTCCAGTGGTTGAATGTGCCGGCCAGAAAAAATTTCGATGTGCCAGATTCTTCCAATGGTACCAAGTTTGGCAACATTATGAATATTAATAAATTTCTTTCTGAAAAATAGCCGGAATTTTTTGCAAATAGGAATGGGTCGATGCGATTGACTTGCAGATGGCTGGGCATTCCATCTTCTGTGAACTTCACCGGTGGAAGGCCACGTTCGTTCTGTTTCCAATCGTTTTTTAGGAAAAGCACACCTTCTTGTGCACTTACCCAGAATGCTCGCAAAATGTTATTGCTCATTGCATACCAGCTAAGAAAATTCAATAATTTTTTTGTGAATATGCAACAGCAAAATGTAGTGAAAAATTGAATATCTTTTTTATTTTTTTGGAGAAAAGGTTTTGGGATGAATTATTTTTCCATTGGTGCGATGATTTTATTCTTTGGGATGATTTTTGCTTGCATTTTTTAGTTTTGTTATTAGTGTATCTATAGATTCTTTTCTGGCACTTTCTATTGTTTTAAAAAGCGCCACTTCGAAATTTATTTTGCTTACTATTCCATTTTTTACCGAATCTTTGGCAGAAGAGATTGATTCTAACATGCAGACCCAATGGGTGGGTTGTTCATCTGATGCGGCCAAAGTGTTCTCTAGGTGCTTATGAATCAGTTTTTCTAGATCACATAGACTATGATAAAAATCACAACCTTGGGTTGATAGGTTGTTTGAAAGCTTTATTATTGATTTGTAATCCTTATTTAAAAGTGCGGTAAGTAATTCTGATAGTTGGTCATGGGATGCTAGGCCATGGGCTGTAATCACATCTATTTCTTTTATGGGGCCGTTGCAGAATGATGCCATTTGATCGACGATGGTTTGAGCATCACGCATACCGCCGTCGGCCATGCGTATTACTGCTTCAAGGGCAAGAGGCTCTATTTCAATTTGTTCCGCTTTAGCTATTTCCAAGAGCTTAGTTTTTAATATTTCTTCGCCGATGGGTTTGAACTCAAATCTTTGGCATCGCGATGCGATTGTTAGTGGAATTTTTTGGGCTTCGGTGGTGGCAAATATGAATTTTACATGACTTGGTGGTTCTTCAAGTGTTTTCAGCAGAGCATT harbors:
- the dnaX gene encoding DNA polymerase III subunit gamma/tau, whose translation is MNTEYQVIARRWRPRTFKELVGQEHVIKTLENAIVAGRVAHSFLFVGPRGTGKTSTARLLAAALNAKDAPSIDLPKNSHLINEILDGNCIDVIEIDGASHNSVEQIRDLRDECHYLPGQCRYKIYIIDEVHMLSTSAFNALLKTLEEPPSHVKFIFATTEAQKIPLTIASRCQRFEFKPIGEEILKTKLLEIAKAEQIEIEPLALEAVIRMADGGMRDAQTIVDQMASFCNGPIKEIDVITAHGLASHDQLSELLTALLNKDYKSIIKLSNNLSTQGCDFYHSLCDLEKLIHKHLENTLAASDEQPTHWVCMLESISSAKDSVKNGIVSKINFEVALFKTIESARKESIDTLITKLKNASKNHPKE